Genomic segment of Nostoc sp. TCL240-02:
TGGCGATATATCACCTAGTGCCAATGGATATAAACCGTTTAATAATGATCTATCTCTAGAAACAAAAACACCAGTTAATCCTTATCAGAAAACTGGACTCAATGATGATGGTAATACCTGTCAATTTATAGCACCCCCTACCAAAGAATAATGGTAACTTTTGATTATTGTTAATCCGAGAAAAACTTAAATATTTGTGGTAATTAATAGGAAAAAATATGGATGCCAATGAACTCCTGAAGCGCTATGAGGATGGAGAAACAAAATTTATTGAGGCCAACTTAAATGGAATAAATTTATTTGGTGCAGACTTGATTGGTATAGCTTTGAATAAAGCAGATTTGGGTAATGCTATCCTAATTTTTAGCTATCTAAATCGGGGAATTCTGAATCACGCAAATCTAGTTTGTACAAAGCTAAGTGGTGCGAACCTAAATCAGGCAAGTTTAATCAGCGCCAACTTGCATGATGCTAATTTACATGGTGCAACTTTGCAGGGTGCTGATTTGCGTAATGCAAATTTAACCTTGGCATATATGCTAGATACTAACTTGATGAATGCCGATTTACGTGGTGCAGATTTGAGTGGTGCAAATTTAACTGGAGCGTGTCTGCGTGGGGCTAACCTGCGAGAAGAAAAGAGAATGTACTCTGCTAGTCTACGGGGTACTAATCTTCATAAGGCTGATCTGCGGGGTGCTGATTTAACTGGTGTAGACT
This window contains:
- a CDS encoding pentapeptide repeat-containing protein, which encodes MDANELLKRYEDGETKFIEANLNGINLFGADLIGIALNKADLGNAILIFSYLNRGILNHANLVCTKLSGANLNQASLISANLHDANLHGATLQGADLRNANLTLAYMLDTNLMNADLRGADLSGANLTGACLRGANLREEKRMYSASLRGTNLHKADLRGADLTGVDLSKVDLSGANLSEATLRYADLSDANLSEAILHNTSLADTNIGGANLKGANLMNARLERSNLIDAELTGVNLYGAIMADAKLTRCQMSGVNLSFARLNRVDLSRANLRHANLTETDLVDAYLARTDLTGANLSKANLIRAEMSSTNLTGANLRGAVMPDGTIND